A window of the Lolium perenne isolate Kyuss_39 chromosome 7, Kyuss_2.0, whole genome shotgun sequence genome harbors these coding sequences:
- the LOC127318420 gene encoding uncharacterized protein produces MAPKRRPAAASAAPGSASDGEADSSHDHRSPSPCPSRSRSRTKTPPPNTHPNAAALSSTPISAAVDLAAASDSDADGDAEGRLPSPRRSRERSPRPHSDSDISAAAASDEDNATPPRRYSLVDPHKIKPISSSPRRPSQRSKRPRSSPLSAERRKRPPRVWSPKDEITILRSLISYRSKKGALPASTQETGKLHSQIRGQLTAEASTTQLCDKVRRLKHKFRLLVARTKDGQDPELPTVHECDVYELSKMVWGADAAGRAAYGNYWFGDSDEEQKSGESDEEQGMDGGWEGPDRRANRRLKAITVSNGTASTIAMGHCNRGGKGNGMYPYLWEAVQELSEEQPSGTAFRKAFDVLEGSRALAMEERLEKFKLSEIRQHLRRMDLMKETVKMVLDALEGAN; encoded by the coding sequence atggccccgaagcgccgcccggccgccgcctccgccgctccGGGCTCGGCCTCCGACGGCGAGGCGGactcctcccacgaccaccgCTCCCCGTCCCCATGTCCCTCCCGCTCCCGCTCCCGAACCAAGACCCCCCCACCCAACACCCACCCGAACGCCGCCGCGCTGTCCTCCACCCCCATCTCCGCCGCCGTCGACCTCGCGGCCGCCTCCGACTCCGACGCCGACGGCGACGCCGAGGGCCGGCTCCCCTCCCCGCGGCGCAGCCGCGAGCGCTCCCCCCGCCCCCACTCCGACTCCGacatctccgccgccgccgcatccGACGAGGAcaacgccacgccgccgcgccgCTACTCCCTCGTCGACCCTCACAAGATCAAGCCCATCAGCTCCAGCCCGCGCCGCCCCTCCCAGCGCTCCAAGCGGCCCCGCAGCTCCCCGCTCTCCGCGGAGAGGCGGAAGCGGCCGCCGCGGGTGTGGAGCCCCAAGGACGAGATCACCATCCTGCGCTCCCTCATCTCCTACCGCTCCAAGAAAGGCGCGCTCCCCGCGTCCACTCAGGAGACCGGCAAGCTGCACAGCCAGATCCGTGGCCAGCTCACTGCGGAGGCGTCTACCACCCAGCTCTGCGACAAGGTCCGGCGCCTCAAGCACAAGTTCCGCTTGCTCGTGGCCCGTACCAAGGATGGGCAGGATCCGGAATTGCCAACTGTGCATGAGTGTGACGTCTACGAGCTTAGCAAGATGGTTTGGGGTGCTGATGCTGCTGGTAGGGCTGCCTATGGTAACTACTGGTTTGGGGATAGCGATGAGGAGCAGAAGAGTGGGGAGAGCGACGAGGAGCAGGGTATGGATGGTGGGTGGGAAGGCCCTGACCGCAGGGCGAATAGAAGGCTGAAGGCGATTACTGTCTCGAATGGGACTGCGAGTACCATTGCAATGGGGCACTGCAACAGAGGTGGGAAGGGGAACGGCATGTACCCATACCTGTGGGAGGCTGTTCAGGAGCTGTCCGAGGAACAACCGAGTGGAACGGCCTTCAGGAAGGCCTTCGATGTGCTTGAAGGCTCAAGGGCACTGGCGATGGAGGAGAGGCTGGAGAAGTTCAAGCTTTCAGAGATCAGGCAGCACCTGCGTCGGATGGACCTCATGAAGGAGACGGTAAAGATGGTGCTTGATGCACTCGAGGGTGCTAACTGA